Part of the Spinacia oleracea cultivar Varoflay chromosome 5, BTI_SOV_V1, whole genome shotgun sequence genome, TACAGCCACAACGTCGTTTGAATCTTAATATGCAAGATGTGGTGAGAAAAGAGGTAGTGAAACTACTTGACGCGGGCATCATCTATCCCATTTCAGATTCTAAATGGGTGAGTCCGGTGCAGGTCGTTCCCAAGAAGGGGGGGACAACGGTTGTTAAGAATGATAAGGATGAGCTTATCCCCACTCGTGTTGTTACAGGTTGGCGTATGTGTATAGATTATCGAATGTTGAATACGACCACTTTGAAAGATCATTTTCCCCTCCCCTTTATTGATCAGATGCTAGAAAGATTAGCAAAACACAACTTTttctgttatttggatggatattcaggtttctttcagattcccattcacccagacgaccaggagaaGACGATGTTCACTTGTCCTTATGGAACTTTTGCATACCGCAAAATGCCGTTTGGTTTGTGCAACGCCCCTGCTACATTTCAAAGGTGTATGATGGCCATTTTTTCTGACTTCATCGAGGATATTATGGAggtatttatggatgattttagtgtttatggTTCTGACTTTGATGTATGTTTGCATAATCTTTCTAAAGTGCTTAAACGTTGTTCTGAAGTGAATTTGGTATTGAACTCGGAAAAGTGCCACTTTATGGTCAATGAAGGAGTGGTACTTGGTCATCTTATTTCTGAGCGTGGCATCCAAGTTGACCGAGCAAAAATTGAGGTGATCGAGAAACTTCCCCCTCCCGTGAATGTCAAGGGAGTGAGGAGTTTTCTCGGTCATGCGGGTTTCTATCGCCGTTTCAtaaaagatttttctaaaattgcgaAACCCCTCACTCAATTACTGCTCAAGGATGCCACATTTGAGTTCACTGATGCTTGTTTGGAGTCTTTTGACAGGATCAAGAAAGCATTGATAACTGCTCCGATCATTCAGCCTCCGGATTGGGATTTGTCGTTCGAAATTATGTGTGATGCGAGTGATTATGCTGTTGGAGCAGTGCTTGgccaaagaaagaacaaggtgttgcatgctatctattatgcaagcaaaaccttggatggagctcagatgaattatgctactactgagaaagaGCTCCTTGCGGTTGTTTATGCTCTTGACAAATTTCGGACGTACCTTGTTGGTTCGAAAGTCATTATACACACTGATCATGCCGCTTTGAAGTATTTGTTGGCCAAGAAAGAGGCCAAAGCGAGACTTATTCGATGGATTCTTCTTCTCCAGGAGTTTGATTTGGAGATTCGGGATAAGAAGGGTGCTGAGAATGTTGTTGCAGATCATCTATCTCGGTTAAAATTTCAATCTAGCACAGACGGGCCTATCAATGATTCGTTTCCTGATGATCATCTTTTCTCTGTGTCTACTCAATCCCCATGGTATGCGGACTTTGCAAACTATTGTGTTGGTGGCTCCCATCCTCTAGAATTGACATATCAACAACGTAAGAGATTCTACCATGATGTTAAGCGGTATTTTTGGGATGACCCCCATTTGTATCGGAAGTGTGCCGATGGTATGTTTCGTAGGTGTGTAGCGGATTGGGATACCCACGGGGTTCTTAAGCATTGCCACAGTTTACCTTCAAGCGGTCATCTTGGTGCTATTCCGACCGCCCATCGAACTCTTCAAAGTGGTTTCTATTGGCCTTCTATATTCAAGGATGCTCGTTTCTTTTGCAATGCATGTGACGAATGTCAACGAACGGGCAACGTTTGGAAAAGGCAAGAGCTACCACAGACAGGAATTCTTGAGGTTGAGCCATTCGATGTATGGGGCATTGATTTTATGGGACCATTCCCTTCTTCATGTGGGAATCGGTACATCTTGGTTGCCGTTGACTATGTtacaaagtgggtggaagctatTGCATTGCCAACCAACGACTCTAACGTCGTAAAGAAGcttttcaagaaaatcatctttcCGCGCTTTGGAGTCCCAAGGGTCGTGATTAGTGATGGGGGTTCCCATTTtcatcaaaggacttttaaggctCTTCTGAAGAAGCACGGAGTTACTCAAAAGGTTGGCATGGCTTATCATCCTCAAACGAGTGGCCAAGTTGAAGTTTCTAATCGACAGATCAAGAGAATTCTCGAAAAAGTAGTCAACAAGTCTCGAAAAGATTGGTCGTTGAAGTTGGATGACACATTGTGGGCGTTACGCACGGCCTAGAAGACTCCGTTGGGGACAACTCCGTATAGGTTGGTGTATGGAAAAGCTTGTCATTTACCAGTTGAAATGGAATATCTCTCTAATTGGGCCGTCAAGGAGATCAATATGGATTTAGAAGCGGCCGGTGAAGCGAGACTTCTTCAATTGAATGAGCTAGATGAACTTCGGTTTGAAGCTTACGAGAATCATAGGCTCTATAAGGAGCAAACGAAGAAGTTTCATGATAAGATGATTCAAAAGCGGGAGTTCAACATCGGTGATAAGGTCTTGCTTTATAATTCACGACTACGGCTTTTTCCAGGAAAGCTTAAGTCTAGATGGTCCGGACCTTTTACTATCACCGAAGTCAAGGAACATGGAGCTATTGAGGTTGCTAGTGAAAATGGCACCAAGTTCAAAGTGAACGGTCAACGTTTGAAGCTATACACTGAAGGAGCGTTTATTGGAAAATTGGAGACGATCTATCTCTCCGATCCACCCACCGACGCTTGACTATTGAGGTttggagtcaagctaatgacttaaaacgagcgcttatcgggaggcaacccgatttctaactctttttcttttcaaatttttttttctatttatttcaattttttttttctatttatttcaatttttttttttttatttcaatttttaatctaatttattttattttatttggttattttattgaaaaaaaaaataaaaatattagaaacaacaaaagaacaaaaacattttattttgatttcaattgaattcgtataattttattttatttttagattagttttcgTTCAtcgtatttatttgtttatttatgtattttgtgtgtttagttttaCTAACGATCCTAACTTTTGATTTTAGTGGTGCTTGATAAAAAATTTCTAGGATGTATAGGTGCAAGTTCAAGTCAATTTGGAAATCCCGGTGCATCAAATGTGAAAGCagcgctcgcccagcgagcagctTGGTCGTTGCCCCGTGCACGCATAAACTAGCGCCCATACAGCGGCCTCACTGGCCAAATATGCCTCAATTGCTGAACATtctgccttgcgcgctggccATACAGCGAACCCGCTGGCCTATTTTGCCCAAATTTCTTCAACCTTCTGCCTTACGTGCTGGCGAACCAGCGGTCTCGCTGGATTTCCCGCCCAAGcctatccaaaaaaaaaaaagagaaatttcTCTCCACCTTCCTCCCCAGCCACGAGCACCAGCCTTCTCATTCCGTCAACGCCCCTCCCCTCGCCATCTTTCTCTGCCACCCACCCCACCATCAGCGAGCCGCCGCCGGAGCTTCACCGGTGGTCGGAGAAACACCGAACCAGCCCCACTCTCCCTCACCCACGAAACCCAGCCGGCCAAACACTCTTTCGAATTCCCTCCCTCCCGCGCAACAACCGCCGCCAGCCCGCCATTCTTTCGCCCATCCAACCACCATCACCCGCCCGGCCGTTATGACCGGCACCGCACCACCAACGCCGCCTCACCCCCCCACCAGTCGTCCCTCTCCGGTCGTTTTTACCCTCCCACCCACGCAATAAACAACGCCCCTCCCCTCGCCATCTTTCTCCGCCACCATCACCGAACCGCCAGCAACCACCGACGGTAATCCGTCGCTGCGCCACCGGTGGTGTGCGCACCACCATCACAGTCCACCACTTTCCCTACTTCTCCACCTCTCCAATCTTCCACCTTCACCATTATTCTATTCATgaatttaaaaccctaacttttgaaatcaatttgggggtttttgattcttTGTGGGCATTGATAAATTGTGTAGTTTTGTGGATTGTTTGTGAAATTCACGTGCTTTCGTAACCAAATTCTAGTCTTTGTGGTGCAAAAGgtattaaaatttcaatttttctaaAAAGTTTATTCACTTGGCTCATATTTTGAAAAGGAAATTGGAATTTTGATGTCAATGTTGATTGTTGAATCGAATGGTTATCGTTGTTGGTGAATATTGATTGAATTGATTGGTTGAAATTGGTTGGCGCTTGTTAGTTGTCGAAGTTTGCATTATTGGCATTGGAGGATTATTGTTATTGCTTGAGTTGTTTGTTGGGATTGATCGTTGAATATTGAATTGTGCGTCGATTTGGTTGATTGGAGACTTGGGGTACTTTGAATTGTGGTTGTTGCATCATGAGAACAAAAAAACCAACTAGCTCTCACCCAAAATCCACCGCATCCCCACTTGCTCCTAAAAATTCCATTGCAAAGAAGCGTAATCCTACCCGCAAAGCAAGAGCCAAGCCACCACCAAAGAAATCCACCAAAGCACCATCTAAAGCCACTCAATCCACTACCCACAAAAAACCCCCCACCCCACCATCAACTTCTACGTGTCCCAAATATCCATGGTTGAGTGACACTCAACAAGAGACTTGCTTAGCCTTGCAAGGTCGGAGCATCATGCCCACTCTTCGTTATTCGGCCAAGCATGCTAAAGCCATTGGGATAGATGATTGCTTGCAAGGTCTTGCAAGCAAATATGGATGGTCCAAGGTTCTCAATTTGAAAGTCGAGGTTTATCCGGAATTggtgattgaatttcttgcttCGATTGAGGTTGTTTCGGAGACAGGTGACATATCTTTTTACCTTGATGGGGTGGAAAGAACTATGACTTCGACGGAGGTCAATGAGCTTTTTGGATGGCCATATGATGGGACCATCGGTCCTGCGGAGTTCGAGTCATTCGACGGAGACAAAAATGGGCATCAATTCTTTTCTAAGGCCTTTTGGAAGGAGGTGACGGGTCGGGATGATTGGAGAGTTGGTCTTTTAAAGGCCTTCTCCTTTGTGAATCCAGCTATTCGTCTTTGGCATCGGATCATGACACAGGTGCTTTATGCAAGGAAAGATCTGGGTAATCTCACAACCAAAGATTTCAAGATGCTATGGTGGTTTGTGCATGGTGACAAGGACAAAATGGGTCAACTTGACTTTGGGAAGTTCCTCATTGATGCGTTCATTCGAGAGAGCCAAAAGAAGAAGGAAAGCATCACTATAGGGAGTTTTGTCACTCTCTTTTCCGAGCATGTCGGAGTCCCCTTGTCTTCTTTTGCAACTTTGACAAACATGACTCCCCTTACTCATCAAAGGTTGTAAAAATTTGACTGGTTATCGGCATGTGGAACTAGCACATATATGTGGTATATAAAAGGGGTAACGGAGGGCGCATGCAAGGTCCCTTATTCACTCCTCCCTAATCCTGCTACACGGTTGAGTTTGCCTAATGCTTTGTTGTTCACCCCTATTACCAACCAAATGGCCACTATGCAAGAAAGCGTCGATCTCCGACAACATGATACCACTACTTCGGCGCATGAGCCCTCATATCCACCTGAGGTGCATGATCTTGCGACCCCGAGCTCTGCCCCAGTCACCATGGAAGCCTTCCGAACGCTCCTAGATTGCTTTACTCAGTTCTCCAAGGATATCAAGGCTAACTTTGATGGCCTTGATAAGAAGGTTGAGGCAATGGGCATGGAGATTGGCTCTTTGCATCGTCAGTTTGAAGCTTCTGGCCCCACCGCTTCTACTGTCGACAGTCCTACCGAGTCTTACTCGGCCGACGAGGCTCATCACGAGTGAGCACTTTCCATCTCTCTCCCTTGTTTGAGTTATATTGTTGCTATTTTCACAGTGAGGGCACTGTGttttgtttagcttgggggagggatatctatctttgttgctttctagtatagttttattattttgtttaggtgttgtacgctttgtaccgtccattaggggtgggagtttacgtgcaacgaaaaaaaatgtactgctttcctagtgttattgttcaatttagttgcattcttacttgcattcatatgtctttataccctgcattatgcaattgactttcaaactatgttcgggctttatttgactctcttgagcttcttttgaacttagttatgattctgaaattcagtcggtcatgctatacattgataactgcttgacattgtgtgaaccaattgaatggtatgcggtaagatgttggtctcgtgtcaagaatagctagccaattatcttgtaggtcaccttactatgtgtttgtgtgattgatgtgacttgttatcgtatgattttggcttgagattcattagtagtttagttgcaactcacgcatgccgcgtatgactGAGGCCATTatcttaggaagccttcagacgaatttagaaacatcagttcctgcctttcatacccatgttgtagccttgaccgtttattgttttaactccacaaaattgagccctattagccccgttggttacttgtcccgagtctagcttgggggagcttcggtgttcgtaatggtttcattgatgttgattgattggcacactaagccaatagttcgtggttcgaggctatgtttggatttgtggttcggaaatggtgtatattattgttggcacccaagcttgtaacagttagcattagatttatttatgtactttcgatttcattatctagtttcattttcataccaaaataaataaattaaaaaaaaaagaaaaaaaaggaaaaagaaagaagaaaaaaaatagaaaaaaaaagaaaaaaaaagagagaaaaatcaaagaaaaaaaaaaaattatgtttttcgtttttgtatgtAGTCTGAAAGCTGGGAAAGGGgaatgaagaaagatcattgacattatattatgtttctcccttggttataacttggttgatttttcgggtttcatggtttgatggagttggatttgcggcattatcacgccgacgcatatagttcacatttgctccccaagttggaccttactctcactttttcccaaattataccctacccttccttttcacctagccccattacaagcttattataaagacctcttgatcggcatgttttttttgtgattgaatgaaaatcgtttcttgctattgtcatcttaccctatgttgcatcatatatttatattctacaaggtatgcggcgacgactagcttgattgagaatagtttgtggctaagcttggttgtttcgattgtggatcacgatgctttgtggttctatttgtatctgagctagatttctgtctcaataactctgtttgattgtttgctcgagagttaggttggtcttaccatggttttatgaaagtcatgtgcatcttgtttctctatctttggtttagtgttgcttggggacaagcaacagtctagcttgggggaatttgatgagtcatatttgtatagggtattttaggctttatttaggttgcattattaggcatttatatcattttagttgcatttaggatcacatttgcataagttatcgttgtcgtactctattacggcccttttgtgttttcttaatgtttcaggtgattttacggtcatttggatgctttcggagtgttatgagttgatttggatgatgaacggatggaatgttgactcgaggatcattg contains:
- the LOC130461451 gene encoding uncharacterized protein — protein: MEYLSNWAVKEINMDLEAAGEARLLQLNELDELRFEAYENHRLYKEQTKKFHDKMIQKREFNIGDKVLLYNSRLRLFPGKLKSRWSGPFTITEVKEHGAIEVASENGTKFKVNGQRLKLYTEGAFIGKLETIYLSDPPTDA